One region of Strigops habroptila isolate Jane chromosome 11, bStrHab1.2.pri, whole genome shotgun sequence genomic DNA includes:
- the CABP7 gene encoding calcium-binding protein 7 isoform X1, whose amino-acid sequence MPFHPVTAALMYRGIYTVPNILAEQRPVEIPEDELEEIREAFKVFDRDGNGFISKQELGTAMRSLGYMPNEVELEVIIQRLDMDGDGQVDFEEFVTLLGPKLSTSGIPEKFHGTDFDTVFWKPPTRSPQCDMQKLTVDELKRLLYETFCEHLSMKDIENIIMTEEESHMGTAEECPVDVETCSSQQIRQTCVRKSLICAFAIAFIISVMLIAANQVLRSGMK is encoded by the exons ATGCCGTTCCACCCGGTGACGGCGGCTTTGATGTACCGGGGGATCTACACCGTCCCCAACATCCTCGCCGAGCAGCGCCCCGTGGAGATCCCCGAGGACGAGCTGGAGG AGATCCGTGAAGCCTTCAAGGTGTTTGACCGGGATGGCAACGGCTTCATCTccaagcaggagctgggcacgGCCATGCGCTCCCTGGGCTACATGCCCAACGAGGTGGAGCTGGAAGTCATCATCCAGCGCCTCGACATGGATG GTGACGGGCAAGTGGACTTCGAGGAGTTCGTGACGCTGTTGGGGCCCAAGTTGTCCACGTCCGGCATCCCGGAGAAGTTCCACGGCACCGACTTCGACACCGTGTTCTGGAAG CCCCCCACCCGCTCCCCGCAGTGCGACATGCAGAAGCTGACGGTGGACGAGCTGAAGCGGCTCCTGTACGAGACCTTCTGCGAGCACCTCTCCATGAAGGACATCGAGAACATCATCATGACGGAGGAGGAGAGCCACATGGGCACGGCCGAGGAGTGCCCCGTCGATGTGGAGA cctgctccagccagcAGATCCGCCAGACCTGTGTGCGCAAGAGCCTCATCTGCGCCTTCGCCATCGCCTTCATCATCAGCGTGATGCTCATCGCCGCCAACCAGGTGCTGCGCAGCGGCATGAAGTAA
- the CABP7 gene encoding calcium-binding protein 7 isoform X2: MPFHPVTAALMYRGIYTVPNILAEQRPVEIPEDELEEIREAFKVFDRDGNGFISKQELGTAMRSLGYMPNEVELEVIIQRLDMDGDGQVDFEEFVTLLGPKLSTSGIPEKFHGTDFDTVFWKCDMQKLTVDELKRLLYETFCEHLSMKDIENIIMTEEESHMGTAEECPVDVETCSSQQIRQTCVRKSLICAFAIAFIISVMLIAANQVLRSGMK, from the exons ATGCCGTTCCACCCGGTGACGGCGGCTTTGATGTACCGGGGGATCTACACCGTCCCCAACATCCTCGCCGAGCAGCGCCCCGTGGAGATCCCCGAGGACGAGCTGGAGG AGATCCGTGAAGCCTTCAAGGTGTTTGACCGGGATGGCAACGGCTTCATCTccaagcaggagctgggcacgGCCATGCGCTCCCTGGGCTACATGCCCAACGAGGTGGAGCTGGAAGTCATCATCCAGCGCCTCGACATGGATG GTGACGGGCAAGTGGACTTCGAGGAGTTCGTGACGCTGTTGGGGCCCAAGTTGTCCACGTCCGGCATCCCGGAGAAGTTCCACGGCACCGACTTCGACACCGTGTTCTGGAAG TGCGACATGCAGAAGCTGACGGTGGACGAGCTGAAGCGGCTCCTGTACGAGACCTTCTGCGAGCACCTCTCCATGAAGGACATCGAGAACATCATCATGACGGAGGAGGAGAGCCACATGGGCACGGCCGAGGAGTGCCCCGTCGATGTGGAGA cctgctccagccagcAGATCCGCCAGACCTGTGTGCGCAAGAGCCTCATCTGCGCCTTCGCCATCGCCTTCATCATCAGCGTGATGCTCATCGCCGCCAACCAGGTGCTGCGCAGCGGCATGAAGTAA